One stretch of Diabrotica undecimpunctata isolate CICGRU chromosome 5, icDiaUnde3, whole genome shotgun sequence DNA includes these proteins:
- the emb gene encoding exportin-1: MAELLDFSQKLNIKLLDNVVISMYAGKGESQRIAQEVLTTLKEHPDAWTRVDTILEYSTNQETKYYALQILEQVIKTRWKVLPRNQCEGIKKYIVSLIIKTSSDPEVFESNRTYLNKLNMILVQVLKREWPKNWESFIPDIVGASKTNESLCQNNMIILKLLSEELFDFASGQITQTKAKHLKDTMCSEFSAIFHLCQFVLENSQNPPLVNATLETLLRFLNWIPLGYIFETSLINTLIFKFLPVPMFRNVTLKCLTEIAGVTVSNYDDMFAALFTQTMAQLEMMLPLQTDIKGAYACGQDSEQNFIQNLALFLCTFLKEHTSIAESQVHNLGKALRYLLLISEVEDVEIFKICLEYWNSFAFQLYQEVPHGVAIFANKAKDYGNFYHDLYKEVLNKIRYIMISRMAKPEEVLVVENDNGEVVREFMKDTDSINLYKNMRETLVYLTHLDCADTESIMTNKLQNQVNGTEWSWKNLNTLCWAIGSISGAMHEEDEKRFLVTVIKDLLALCEQKRGKDNKAIIASNIMYVVGQYPRFLRAHWKFLKTVVNKLFEFMHETHDGVQDMACDTFIKIALKCRRHFVTTQIGESCPFIEDILASIPTIICDLQQQQVHTFYEAVGYMISAQVDTATQEALIEKYMMLPNQVWDDVISKASKNVDFLKEIEIAKQLTSILKTNVRACKALNHAYVLQLGRIYLDMLNVYKVMSENITAAIQLNGEAVMKQPLIKSMRAVKKETLKLISDWISRSTDNTMVLDSFIPPFLDAVLLDYQRTPVPVAREPEVLSAIATIVNRLEGHITMEVPKIFDAVFECTLEMINKDFEEYPEHRTNFFLLLQAVNNHCFGAFLNIPPTQFKLVLDSIIWAFKHTMRNVADIGLQILLKLLQNIEQHESAAPSFYQTYLTDILQHIFSVVTDTSHSSGLSMHATILASIFTLVESGGVNCQLGPRPDNVLYIQEFTATLLKSAFPHLTDNQIKITVQGMFNLDQDIPQFKEHLRDFLVQIREYTGEDDSDLFLEEREKALEVAQAEKRRIELSVPGILNPHEVPEEMQD; this comes from the exons ATGGCCGAGCTGCTAGATTTCAGTCAGAAGCTGAACATCAAACTGCTTGACAATGTGGTGATTAGTATGTATGCAGGCAAGGGTGAATCGCAGAGGATAGCACAAGAAGTTTTAACAACACTAAAAGAACATCCTGATGCATGGACAAGAGTTGACACGATTCTAGAATATTCAACAAACCAAGAAACGAAGTACTATGCATTGCAAATTTTGGAACAGGTTATTAAAACACGTTGGAAAGTCCTGCCAAGAAATCAATGCGAaggcattaaaaaatatatcgtTTCTTTAATCATAAAAACTAGTTCTGACCCGGAAGTCTTTGAAAGCAACAGAACATACCTAAATAAGTTGAATATGATATTAGTACAAGTGTTGAAGAGAGAATGGCCTAAAAATTGGGAGAGTTTCATACCAGATATCGTGGGTGCGAGCAAAACAAACGAGAGTCTCTGTCAAAACAACATGATTATTTTGAAGCTGCTAAGTGAGGAACTGTTTGACTTCGCGTCCGGTCAGATTACGCAGACTAAAGCAAAGCATTTGAAAGATACAATGTGTTCAGAATTTTCTGCAATATTTCATTTATGTCAATTCGTTCTTGAAAACTCGCAAAATCCACCACTCGTTAACGCAACTTTGGAAACATTACTAAGATTCCTAAATTGGATTCCCCTCGGTTACATTTTTGAAACTAGTCTTATAAATACTTTGATCTTCAAATTCTTACCTGTCCCTATGTTTCGCAACGTCACTCTCAAGTGTCTCACTGAAATAGCTGGAGTCACTGTCAGCAATTACGATGATATGTTTGCAGCGTTATTTACCCAAACTATGGCGCAGCTAGAGATGATGCTGCCGCTACAAACGGACATTAAAGGTGCGTACGCTTGTGGGCAAGACTCAGAGCAAAATTTTATTCAGAATTTGGCTCTGTTTCTGTGTACCTTTTTAAAAGAACACACTAGTATTGCTGAGAGTCAAGTTCATAATTTAGGAAAAGCTTTGCGTTATTTGTTATTAATTTCTGAAGTAGAAGATGTAGAAATATTTAAGATCTGCCTTGAATACTGGAATAGCTTTGCTTTTCAACTATATCAAGAAGTACCCCATGGTGTCGCTATATTCGCTAATAAAGCAAAAGACTATGGTAACTTCTACCACGATTTATACAAAGAGGTTCTCAATAAAATTAGATATATAATGATTTCTCGAATGGCAAAGCCTGAAGAGGTGCTTGTTGTAGAAAATGACAATGGCGAAGTGGTGAGAGAATTTATGAAAGATACAGattctattaatttatataaaaacatgAGGGAGACGCTCGTTTATCTTACCCATTTAGATTGTGCTGACACAGAAAGTATTATGACCAATAAGCTACAAAATCAAGTGAATGGGACGGAATGGTCCTGGAAAAACCTTAACACGCTTTGTTGGGCAATTGGTAGTATATCTGGTGCAATGCATGAAGAAGACGAAAAACGATTCCTTGTTACTGTTATTAAAGACCTCTTGGCACTTTGCGAACAGAAACGAGGCAAAGATAATAAAGCTATAATAGCCTCCAACATTATGTATGTAGTTGGCCAGTATCCAAGATTTCTCAGAGCTCATTGGAAATTCTTGAAAactgttgtaaataaattatttgaatttatgcACGAAACCCACGACGGAGTCCAGGACATGGCATGTGATACTTTTATTAAGATAGCACTGAAATGCAGGCGACATTTCGTAACAACACAAATTGGGGAATCCTGTCCCTTTATCGAAGACATCTTGGCTTCAATTCCGACCATCATTTGCGATCTGCAGCAACAACAGGTTCACACTTTTTATGAAGCTGTTGGCTACATGATTTCGGCTCAAGTTGACACCGCTACACAAGAGGCTTTGATAGAGAAATATATGATGTTACCCAATCAG GTCTGGGACGACGTAATAAGCAAAGCTAGCAAAAATGTCGACTTCCTGAAGGAAATTGAAATTGCCAAGCAATTAACAAGTATCCTGAAGACTAATGTTCGAGCGTGTAAAGCCTTAAATCACGCATATGTTCTTCAATTGGGCAGAatttatttagatatgttaaACGTTTATAAG GTTATGTCTGAAAACATAACGGCAGCTATTCAACTGAACGGCGAGGCCGTAATGAAGCAACCGTTGATAAAATCGATGAGAGCCGTGAAGAAAGAAACGTTGAAATTAATCTCAGATTGGATATCTCGATCGACCGACAACACGATGGTGCTCGACAGTTTCATTCCTCCATTCTTGGATGCTGTTTTGTTGGATTATCAGAGAACGCCTGTTCCGGTGGCGAGGGAACCGGAAGTCTTGAGTGCAATTGCGACGATTGTTAACAGGCTTGAGGGACACATCACAATGGAG GTCCCGAAGATATTCGACGCAGTTTTCGAATGCACCCtagaaatgatcaacaaagacTTCGAGGAATACCCGGAGCACCGTACAAACTTCTTCTTACTCCTTCAAGCGGTTAATAACCACTGTTTCGGAGCCTTCCTCAATATCCCCCCTACGCAATTCAAGTTGGTACTCGACAGCATAATATGGGCGTTCAAGCATACCATGCGGAACGTCGCCGACATAGGATTGCAGATTTTGTTGAAGCTACTACAGAACATCGAACAGCACGAATCGGCAGCCCCAAGTTTCTACCAGACCTACCTGACTGACATCTTGCAACATATATTTTCAGTTGTGACGGACACATCTCATTCGTCCGGACTTTCTATGCACGCTACGATCCTGGCTTCCATTTTCACTTTGGTAGAATCAGGAGGCGTGAATTGCCAGCTGGGACCCAGACCAGATAACGTTCTGTACATACAAGAGTTTACAGCAACTCTGTTGAAATCTGCCTTCCCACATCTTACAGATAATCAAATTAAAATCACTGTCCAGGGAATGTTTAATTTAGATCAAGATATACCTCAGTTTAAAGAACACTTGCGAGATTTCTTAGTGCAGATTAGG